Below is a genomic region from Candidatus Omnitrophota bacterium.
ATTGTTTTCTTGAGACAACAAACCATTTAAAGATTCTAACTGATCGTGAAGCGCTTGTTCTTCGACTTGAAAATCATTTAAGGAATTCTGAAGCTCATCTTGTCTTTGTCCGAAAGTAGACAACTGATGTTCCGCAAAAATAAACTCCAGCGCTTTAAGCCTTTCGAATGATTCTTTATAGCGCTGCGCCTTTTTTGCCTGACGCTCGATCGATGCAATTTGGCGTTTAACCTCAATCGTAATATCGTTGCTACGCAACAAATTGCCTTCGGTATCTTTTAATTTATTTAAAGCTTCACGTTTTTTGGATTTATATTTTGTAATGCCTGCGGCTTCATCAAAAATAAGACGTCGATCTTCTGGTCGAGCGCTAACAATCAAATCTACTTTTCCCTGCTGCACCAAAGAATAAGCCTCTGCTCCCACGCCAGTTCCCATAAAAAGCTCCAAAACATCCTTTAAGCGAACAGGTGTTTTGTTCAAAAGATATTCGCTCTCGCCAGAGCGAAACAATCTTCTTGAAACAGTAACTTCATCATATTCTATAGGGAAAACTTTGGTCTCGTTGGAAAAAGTAAGACTGACTTCGGCAAAATTTAAAGGCGCTCTTTTATTGGTTCCATTGAAAATAACATCTTCTCTAGAAGAGCCTCTTAATTCTTTTATGCTCTGCTCACCTAAAACCCATCGAATAGCGTCAAACACATTGCTTTTTCCGCAACCATTAGGACCAACAACGGCAGTAATGCCCGGCTCGAAATTTAAGATAGTCCTATCTGCAAAAGATTTAAATCCAAAAATTTCAATTCGCTTCAAATACATATTGATACCCTTTCCTTAAAGTAAGGTCTACAAAGAAGAATACAAAAACTATTACGCAGATGTCTTTCCTGTCATAATATCGTCAACAATCCCTGCTGTTGCATTTAGCGTTGTAAATTTTGGTAATGTGTCCTCTGGGATTACAATTTTATATTTCTTTTCAATCCCTGCCAGAATTTCTAACGCCATCATAGAGTCCATCCCAAGGTCCTTAACAAAATTCGCGTCCCCGTCAATTTCCGATGGATCTGACTCTAAAATTTCGGCAACAAGCGCACGTAGATCTTCAATAAGATCAGTTTTGCTTATATTTGCCATACTCCCCCTCCTTGATTCTGAGTTTCCAACCACTGATCAATTTTCTCTTTTTTAAATCTCCATTGCCCGACTGTTTTAATTGCAGGGATCTTCCCTTTTTTTAACCAATCATAAACAGTGCGCTTTTTAACGCGCAAATAATCAGCAACTTCCTCTATAGTCATTAATGAATTAATGGCCACTTCGTTTTCTTCCTATTTATTGCTTATTGAATCGTATTAAGCTTATTGATAACATTAACTATCTTTGAGAACTACTTTATTACATTAAAGTTTGTATGTCAAGTTATTTTACATATTTTTTTCTATATAATCTGTTGTTTATCATAAAAATCAACAAACTACGATTAGAGTCCTATATTAGCCATCAGATTACATATAATTACATCAACTTACATATCTTACATTTACCCAGAAAATACAAGAAATCAAGAGTTTTTTATAACATCGTCTGCATTCCTCAAAAAAATGAAAAGATTGTTGAAGACAAAGCAAATATTTCATTGCTTTGTGAATATTAGCAAACATTACTATCTCTAAATAATCAAAAAATAACCAAATGTATATATATTTTTATCATAAAATACAATTTGATTTAACAAAAAGAAAAATCAAAAAAAATATTGCCTAGCACGGCAACTGTGTGGTAGTATGGAAAAGTTTCATAGAGACTAAATTAGATATTATTTTATTCAATCAATCGGAGGAGTTATAATGGATTATTTATTGACTGAAGAACAAGTGATGCTTCGGGATCTTTGCCGCGAAATCACTGTTGAAAAAATTATCCCAGTCGCTGGAGAGCTTGATAAAACAGAAAAATTTCCTTGGGACATTGTCAAAGTCATGGCCGATTCTGATATTTTTGGCGTATACATCGACGAAAAATACGGCGGCATGGGTGGCGGACTCATGGAGCTATGCATCGCCATTGAAGAATTTTCAAGAGGATGTGCTGGTATCGCCCTTGCCTTTTCAGCCACAGCGCTTGGAACAGACCCTATCCTTTTATTTGGAAGCGAAGAACAAAAAGAAAAATATCTTCCAGACATCGCCTCAGGTAAAAAATTAGCTGCTTTTGGTATCACAGAACCAGCTGCTGGTTCTGATGCCAGTGCCATGCAAACAACCGCTAAAAAAGTCGGCGATCATTATGTCCTAAACGGAACCAAGCATTTTATTACCAATGGTGGTGATGCAGAAATTTACACTATTGTTGCGATGACCAACAAATCAAAAGGTGCCCGCGGCGCTAGTGTTTTTATCGTCGAGAAAGATACTCCTGGATTTACCTTTGGAAAAAAAGAAGACAAAATGGGTATTCGCGCATCTTCTACACGAGAACTTATTTTTACAGATTGTAAAATTCCTAAAGAAAACTTAATTGGCAAAGAAGGCCAAGGATTTATTATTGCCATGCGCACTTTTGATATGTCTCGACCAGGCATTGGCGCTCAAGCTTTAGGAATCGCCCAAGGATCTTTGGATGTTGCCGTCAAATACGCCAAAGAAAGAAAGCAATTTGGAAAACCGATTTCAAGTTTTCAAGGCATTCAATTCATGCTTGCGGATATGGCAACGCAAGTTGAAGCAGCGCGCGCTTTAGTCTATGCCTCTGCACGACAAATTGATGCTGGAGTGAAAAATTTAGCAAAAGATTCGGCCATGGCAAAAATGTTTGCCTCTGATACAGCCATGAGAGTGTCAACAGATGCAGTCCAGATTCTTGGAGGCTACGGATACATGCATGAATATCCTGCAGAAAAATTTATGCGCGATGCCAAAATCACTCAAATCTACGAAGGCACCAATCAAATCCAAAGAAATATTATTGCACTCAACTTAATTAAGGAAACTTCAAAATAACATGAATATTATTGTTTCCATTAAACAAGTCCCCGATACAACGCAAGTTCGTATCGACCCAGAAACAAATACGCTCATTCGTGAAGGCGTTGAATCTATTATCAACCCTTTTGATACCTATGCTATTGAAGAAGGTGTGCGCCTCAAGGAAAAATATGGCGGAAAAACCATTGTCATTACCATGGGACCACCTCAAGCCGAAGCTGTTTTGAGAGAAGCTATCTCAATGGGTTGCGACGAAGGCTATCTGATTAGCGATCGCGCATTCGCAGGATCGGATACACTTGCAACAGGATACACGCTTGCTATGGCAATTAAGAAAATTAAAGATTTTGATATTATTCTCTGCGGAAAGCAGGCCTCGGACGGAGATACAGCGCAAGTCGGTCCTGGCATTGCAACACAGTTGGACATCCCTCAAGTCACGTATGTTAAAAAGATTGAAGAAATTAAGGATAACGTTGCTCGTGTTGAACGCATGACCGAAGAAGGTTTTGATATTGTTAGAACAACGCTTCCTTGTCTTTTGACCGTTGTCAAAGAAATCAATGAACCTCGAATCCCTTCCCTAAAAGGGCGAATGAAAGCAAAAAAAGCAATCATCTCAACATGGAAAGCCATCGACCTAGACCTTGATGAAGTGCGCCTTGGGCTAATGGGTTCTCCAACATGGGTTTCAAAAATATTTACTCCACCTCCTCGTCCTAGAGGAGAAATCTTTGAGGGTGAACCAGAAGACACAACAACAAAACTCACTGATTTGCTAAAGGATAGGTTAGTTTAAAATGAGTATACAAGTGATTACAGATAAATGTACCGGATGCACCCTTTGCGTCAAGGTTTGTGCGTTTGGAGCGATCACAATGGTCAACAAGAAAGCTGTTATAGATCTAGACAAATGCACACTCTGCGGCGCCTGTGTTGATTCTTGCAAATTTGACGCGATTGAACTTAAACGCGATTCTAGCAAAACACCAAACTTGGAAGACTATAAAGGAATTTGGGTTTTTGGTGAACAAAAAAAAGGTGTCATCCAATCTGTTGTTTACGAACTTTTGGGGAAAGCTCAAGATCTTGCTAAAAAATTAGATACAGAAGTTTGTTGTGTTGTCCTTGGACACAATATCAAAGACAATCTTCAGCAGCTGATTCATCGCGGCGCAGACAAAGTTTATTTTGTCGATGCCCCTGAACTAGAAAATTTCTTAGATGAACCATACACAAAAGTTTTGGTTAATTTGATTCGTAAACACAGGCCAGAAATATTTTTGTGTGGCGCAACATTTATTGGCCGATCCTTAATCTCGCGTGTTGCCGTAAAACTGCACACCGGCCTCACCGCGGATTGTACAGGACTTGATATCGATGAAAAAGAAAAATTCTTGATGCAAACACGACCCGCATTTGGCGGAAATATCATGGCCACTATTTTAAGCAAA
It encodes:
- a CDS encoding acyl-CoA dehydrogenase, whose amino-acid sequence is MDYLLTEEQVMLRDLCREITVEKIIPVAGELDKTEKFPWDIVKVMADSDIFGVYIDEKYGGMGGGLMELCIAIEEFSRGCAGIALAFSATALGTDPILLFGSEEQKEKYLPDIASGKKLAAFGITEPAAGSDASAMQTTAKKVGDHYVLNGTKHFITNGGDAEIYTIVAMTNKSKGARGASVFIVEKDTPGFTFGKKEDKMGIRASSTRELIFTDCKIPKENLIGKEGQGFIIAMRTFDMSRPGIGAQALGIAQGSLDVAVKYAKERKQFGKPISSFQGIQFMLADMATQVEAARALVYASARQIDAGVKNLAKDSAMAKMFASDTAMRVSTDAVQILGGYGYMHEYPAEKFMRDAKITQIYEGTNQIQRNIIALNLIKETSK
- a CDS encoding electron transfer flavoprotein subunit alpha, which encodes MSIQVITDKCTGCTLCVKVCAFGAITMVNKKAVIDLDKCTLCGACVDSCKFDAIELKRDSSKTPNLEDYKGIWVFGEQKKGVIQSVVYELLGKAQDLAKKLDTEVCCVVLGHNIKDNLQQLIHRGADKVYFVDAPELENFLDEPYTKVLVNLIRKHRPEIFLCGATFIGRSLISRVAVKLHTGLTADCTGLDIDEKEKFLMQTRPAFGGNIMATILSKNHRPQMATVRHKVFKEADIDTSRKGEIIEETVSKTLLSSRTKLLDIVEEVTSTINIAEADIIVSGGRGMKGPENFEILENLAKVLGGAVGASRAAVDSDWIPYSHQVGQTGKTVCPKIYIACGISGQIQHLVGMQSSRIIIAINQDPSAPIFTVANYGIVGDVFKVIPLLTKKFKAVLNQ
- a CDS encoding helix-turn-helix domain-containing protein — its product is MAINSLMTIEEVADYLRVKKRTVYDWLKKGKIPAIKTVGQWRFKKEKIDQWLETQNQGGGVWQI
- a CDS encoding acyl carrier protein, with product MANISKTDLIEDLRALVAEILESDPSEIDGDANFVKDLGMDSMMALEILAGIEKKYKIVIPEDTLPKFTTLNATAGIVDDIMTGKTSA
- a CDS encoding electron transfer flavoprotein subunit beta/FixA family protein, which codes for MNIIVSIKQVPDTTQVRIDPETNTLIREGVESIINPFDTYAIEEGVRLKEKYGGKTIVITMGPPQAEAVLREAISMGCDEGYLISDRAFAGSDTLATGYTLAMAIKKIKDFDIILCGKQASDGDTAQVGPGIATQLDIPQVTYVKKIEEIKDNVARVERMTEEGFDIVRTTLPCLLTVVKEINEPRIPSLKGRMKAKKAIISTWKAIDLDLDEVRLGLMGSPTWVSKIFTPPPRPRGEIFEGEPEDTTTKLTDLLKDRLV